In Leptospira terpstrae serovar Hualin str. LT 11-33 = ATCC 700639, a single window of DNA contains:
- a CDS encoding type II toxin-antitoxin system HigB family toxin — MFKDTSKASWKSPSDIKEKYRNASFLKDNRIVFNIHGNKYRLIIKVHYKLQTIFIRFIGTHEQYDKINAEVI, encoded by the coding sequence TTGTTTAAAGACACTTCCAAAGCCAGTTGGAAATCCCCTTCTGATATAAAGGAAAAATACAGAAATGCTAGTTTTCTTAAAGATAATAGAATCGTTTTCAACATACATGGAAACAAATACAGACTCATTATAAAGGTTCATTATAAATTACAGACTATTTTCATTAGATTTATAGGAACTCACGAACAATACGATAAAATCAATGCTGAGGTGATTTAA
- a CDS encoding helix-turn-helix domain-containing protein translates to MNIKPIKNQKDHLEALSEIEKLWDAKKNTPEYDKLDVLITLVDAYETKHYPIEDPDPIEALKSVMDDMNMKSVDLGNLIGGRSRATEILNRKRKLTLEMIRKINQNLGIPTDILVKEYKVKTAKTGRKRTPSVA, encoded by the coding sequence ATGAATATTAAACCTATCAAGAATCAAAAAGATCACTTAGAAGCTCTCTCTGAAATTGAAAAACTCTGGGATGCTAAAAAGAATACTCCCGAATACGATAAATTAGATGTTCTAATCACTCTAGTTGATGCCTACGAAACTAAGCACTATCCTATTGAAGATCCGGATCCAATTGAAGCTTTAAAATCTGTTATGGATGATATGAATATGAAAAGCGTTGATTTAGGGAATCTAATCGGTGGACGAAGTCGCGCCACAGAAATCTTAAATCGAAAACGAAAGCTTACTTTAGAAATGATTAGAAAGATTAATCAAAATCTTGGAATTCCAACTGACATTCTTGTGAAAGAATATAAAGTCAAAACTGCTAAAACAGGAAGAAAAAGAACGCCGTCCGTGGCGTAA